One Mycolicibacterium pulveris genomic region harbors:
- a CDS encoding DUF6779 domain-containing protein, with amino-acid sequence MTDLPRSARPRRSGRRPSWVLLSVLLVLAIAASSALVFTNRVELLKLAVILALWAAVVAAFVSVIYRRQSDADQAKVRDLKLVYDLQLEREISARREYELSVETHLRRELASEMRAQAADEVAALRAELAALRSHLEVLFDAELSERPALETERTTVRAYSDWARDEQPSGQLGASRVDTGYQDDLTAQTDESPIIDVAAEPHPPEFDWGPPTPSAEGVHRRAPEPEPEPEPERPRHFAEEPRAWTPPPPPPPPPPPPPPAPAPEPEPAPSGTHFGWVPPEESAPQQPEPARHVRATEWQPAPADGQWLPPGTPGSNWVAPVEEPPAAEEAAEEYVGRRRAPEPSPPPPPPVPPPPPSQYEPPRRGRHSVPAEAADPGRPAAEQPTAAEPEPPEQPVPRRRRRMEDGEQTGGQSVAELLARLQASPTGGGRRRRREE; translated from the coding sequence ATGACCGATCTGCCCCGCAGCGCCCGGCCGCGGCGCAGCGGCCGCAGGCCGAGTTGGGTGCTGCTGAGTGTGTTGCTGGTCCTTGCGATCGCGGCCAGCTCCGCTTTGGTTTTCACCAACCGGGTCGAACTGCTCAAGCTCGCGGTCATTCTGGCGTTGTGGGCCGCCGTGGTGGCGGCGTTCGTTTCCGTGATCTACCGCAGGCAAAGCGACGCCGACCAGGCCAAGGTGCGTGACCTCAAGTTGGTCTACGACTTGCAGCTGGAGCGCGAGATCTCCGCCCGCCGTGAGTACGAGCTGTCGGTGGAGACCCATCTGCGTCGCGAACTCGCATCCGAGATGCGCGCCCAGGCCGCCGACGAGGTGGCCGCGTTGCGGGCCGAACTGGCGGCCTTGCGCAGCCATTTGGAGGTGCTGTTCGACGCCGAGCTGTCGGAGCGGCCCGCGTTGGAAACCGAACGCACGACGGTGCGGGCCTACAGCGACTGGGCGCGTGACGAACAACCTTCCGGTCAGCTCGGCGCCAGCCGCGTCGACACCGGCTACCAGGACGACCTCACCGCCCAGACCGACGAAAGCCCGATCATCGACGTCGCGGCCGAACCCCATCCGCCCGAGTTCGATTGGGGCCCTCCGACGCCGAGCGCCGAGGGCGTGCACCGCAGGGCCCCAGAGCCCGAGCCCGAGCCCGAACCCGAGCGTCCGCGGCACTTCGCCGAGGAGCCCAGGGCGTGGACGCCTCCGCCGCCGCCACCGCCGCCGCCACCGCCACCGCCGCCGGCACCGGCGCCGGAACCCGAACCCGCACCGAGCGGCACCCACTTCGGTTGGGTCCCACCCGAAGAGTCCGCGCCGCAGCAGCCGGAGCCGGCCCGGCACGTCCGCGCGACCGAGTGGCAGCCCGCACCGGCCGACGGACAGTGGCTGCCGCCGGGGACACCGGGCAGCAACTGGGTGGCCCCCGTCGAAGAGCCCCCCGCTGCCGAGGAGGCCGCCGAGGAGTACGTGGGCAGGCGCCGCGCACCCGAGCCGTCGCCGCCACCACCGCCGCCCGTGCCGCCGCCCCCGCCGTCGCAGTACGAACCGCCGCGGCGTGGCAGGCACTCGGTGCCCGCCGAGGCCGCCGACCCCGGCCGTCCGGCCGCCGAGCAGCCCACGGCCGCCGAGCCAGAGCCGCCAGAGCAGCCCGTGCCGCGACGGCGGCGGCGCATGGAGGATGGCGAACAGACCGGCGGGCAATCGGTGGCCGAGCTGCTGGCCCGGCTGCAAGCCAGCCCGACGGGGGGCGGGCGTCGTCGCCGCCGCGAGGAGTGA
- the folK gene encoding 2-amino-4-hydroxy-6-hydroxymethyldihydropteridine diphosphokinase, which yields MTRVVLSIGSNIGDRRARLQSVVDGLAGAVRVVSPVYETEPWGGVAQDPFLNAVVIAEDPGRDAPGWLRRAQELERAAERVRAERWGPRTLDVDLITCREEDREVVCSDDDLTLPHPRAHQRAFVLVPWLAVQPDATLTVDGVTHPVRDLLAALDPDDRAGVRLTELTLS from the coding sequence GTGACCCGGGTGGTGCTGTCGATCGGCTCGAACATAGGTGATCGGCGCGCGAGGCTGCAGTCGGTCGTCGACGGCCTCGCCGGCGCGGTGCGGGTGGTGTCGCCGGTCTACGAGACCGAGCCGTGGGGCGGGGTGGCACAGGACCCGTTCCTCAACGCGGTGGTGATCGCCGAGGATCCGGGCCGCGACGCACCCGGATGGTTGCGCCGCGCCCAGGAGTTGGAGCGCGCCGCCGAGCGGGTGCGCGCCGAACGCTGGGGACCCCGCACGCTCGACGTGGATCTGATCACCTGCCGTGAGGAAGACCGCGAGGTGGTCTGTAGCGACGACGATCTGACGTTGCCGCACCCGCGTGCTCATCAGCGCGCGTTCGTGCTCGTCCCGTGGCTCGCCGTGCAACCCGACGCGACGCTGACCGTCGACGGGGTCACCCACCCGGTGCGAGACCTGCTCGCCGCGCTGGACCCCGACGACCGTGCCGGGGTGCGACTGACCGAGCTGACGCTGAGCTGA
- a CDS encoding DUF3180 domain-containing protein, which produces MGPTRTRDLTAATAVMVVLGYLLVLLLYKWFPPITVWTGLSLLAVAIAEAVWAFYIRAKIRDGQIGDGPGWLHPLAVARSVVIAKASAWVGALVLGWWLGVLLYLLPRRSALRVAGEDTVGTVVAAGCALALVIAALWLQHCCKSPNEPEDNADAATD; this is translated from the coding sequence ATGGGACCCACCCGCACGCGTGACCTGACCGCCGCGACGGCGGTCATGGTGGTCCTCGGCTATCTGCTGGTGCTGCTGCTCTACAAGTGGTTTCCGCCGATCACCGTGTGGACGGGGTTGTCGCTGCTCGCGGTGGCGATCGCGGAGGCGGTGTGGGCCTTCTACATCCGCGCCAAGATCCGCGACGGGCAGATCGGCGACGGCCCGGGTTGGCTGCACCCGCTGGCGGTAGCCCGGTCGGTGGTGATCGCCAAGGCCTCGGCGTGGGTGGGTGCGCTGGTGCTCGGCTGGTGGTTGGGCGTGCTGCTATACCTGCTACCACGGCGTTCGGCATTGCGGGTCGCGGGCGAGGACACCGTGGGCACCGTCGTCGCCGCCGGGTGCGCGTTGGCGTTGGTGATCGCCGCGTTGTGGCTACAGCATTGCTGCAAGTCGCCGAACGAGCCCGAGGACAACGCCGACGCCGCAACCGATTAA